The genomic stretch GGTGCTGTTGCGCTGGTGGACCTCCATGACGGCGCGCGCGCGCGGCATCGCCTCGGAGGCGAGCAATCCCTCCGCCTCCAGTCCCTGCAGCACTTCCTGGAGCGATGGACGCATGTCAGGACTCCTCCGTGGTGCCGGTGTCGCGGGCTTCTCGTCGCAGCCACCAGACGGCGGCCGCCACCTGCGCGATGACGGCCCCGGAGAGGACGAAGAAGACGACGGCCAGGTCGTCGAAGCTGTGCGTGTCGAGGAGCCTGCTGCCGAGGAACGTGGTGATGAGCGTCATGGCGCACAACGCTCCGAGGGTGAGCAGGAACAGCTCGCCTCCCAGGTGTCGATGGAGCGCGTAGCTCGCGGCGAACGTCGCCAGCAGCAAGCCCACTCCGACAGGGCCCGCGATGCGCGTGATCGTGTAGTCGATGACGAACGCGGTCGAGACCGCGAGCAAGGGGCCCATCGTCAGGCCCGCCAGGACGCGTGCCATCCACCGGCCCTGGAGCCAGGGCACGCGCTGGTTCGCGAAGTGCTCGTGGGTTGCCCAGGCGAAGCCGTTGAGCAGGCCGACCCCCACCGCCATCCAGGCCATGAGGAATCCGTCGCCGTCGAACACCTGGCCCCAGACGAGGAAGCCGCCGACGTCCAGCAGGACCAGGAGCAGGAGCCACAGCGGCGAGAACCGCGACACAGCGACCCACGGGAGGATGAGCACGGCCCAGCCCACGAACAGCTCGAACGCGTCCGCGCCTGTCTGATACGCCTGCCCGTAGACGGCGAGCAGGGGCCCCACGAGCACCGAGGCGGCGAGCAGCCCGAAGTGGCCGAAGCGCTGGCTGACCGGCCCCGACCCCACGGAGGCCAGGGTGCACCCCGTGATTGCGAGCGCGATGAGCCCCAGCTTCGCGAAGCGATGCAGCCCTGCCCAGTTGTAGGCGAAGAAGTAGACGACGCCGCTGAGCACGAGCAGCGCGCCGAGCGCGATGAGCGTCGTGGCGAGGAACCGCTGCCAGGCTTCCCGGGTGGGCGGAGCGAGGGCCAGGTCCCGCGCGCGCCTCAGGTATGGAGGCGGTAGCACGCCCGCGTCGACGAGCGCCTGGAGCCGTTCGGGCGTCGCTTCCAGTTCGAGGATGTCTTTAGGCACGGCGTCGACTGTATCGCGGGCGGTGGTCGCGAAGGGAAGCTGGACGGCGTGAGGTTCCTCATGGAGGTGCCTTGCTCGCTCCGGTGCGCAGCGCGTTGCACACGCGGACCGCAGCCGCGTGAAGCGTGTTACACGCTCGAGCAGACAAGTACCCAGCAGGGGCGTGGAGGAGGGTGGATGGCCGGGATTCCAGATGACGTCTACGAGCGGCTCAGGGGCGCTGTGCGCCCGGGGCGACGAGCTCGCGGAGGCGGGTGAGCACCGGGCGGCGCTGTCCCTGTTCCTGGAGGCGCTGCGCCTGATCCCCGAGCCGGTGCTCGACTACGAGGCGACGACCTGGGTCTGCGCCGCGCTGGGCGACACGTACTTCCACCTCGGCGATTACGAGCGGGCACGCGCCGCGCTCCTGGACGCCGTCCAGGCCCCTGATGGATTGGGCAATCCGTTCATCCACTTGCGCCTGGGGCAGTGCCAGTTCGAGCTCGGCGACACGCGGCGCGCGGGAGACGCGCTGGCGCGGGCCTACATGGGCGCCGGTGAGGAGATCTTCGCGGAGGAGGACGAGAAGTACACCTGCGCTTCGTCAAGACCCTCCTGCGCCCGCCCCCGGATGCGTGATGATGTGCTGACCCGAGAGGAACGCCATGCGCCACGTCGGATGCCGTCGCTACAGTCGAGGTGTCTCCCGGCTCTGCGTGTCGCTCGCGCTCGGCCTGTCCCTCACCGTCCTCGCCGCCACTCCGTCCATGTCCATGTCCACGCCCGTCGCCGTTCCCAGCCCCCCGGTGCTCGAAACGTTGTGGGGGCAGGTCCACTCGAAGCAGCTCCCGCCGCCGCCGCTCGTGCGCCATGCGGACGTGGAGGCGCACCTGAAGGCGCTGGAGGGGCGGTCCCCCGACTTCTTCCTGTTGGAGGTCGTGGGGCACTCGGTGGAGGGCCGCGCGCTCTACCACGTCTCGGTGGGAACGGGGGCCCGGCACGTCCTGCTCTGGTCCCAGATGCACGGCGACGAGCCCACGGCGACCACGGCGCTGCTCGACTTCCTCGAGTACCTGCGCACCCACCGCGATGAGCCGTGGGTCTCGCGGCTGTTGTCGGAGCTCACCCTTCACGCGGTGCCCATGCTCAACCCCGACGGCGCCGAGCGCTTCCAGCGACGCAACGCGCAGGGCATCGACATCAACCGCGACGCGCTCGCGCTCCAGACGCCGGAGGCGCGGACGCTCAAGGCGCTGCGCGAGCGCCTCCAGCCCTTCATCGGCTTCAACCTCCACAACCAGGGCTGGCGCCACGGCGTCGGCCGCACGGGGCGCCCGGCATCCATCTCGCTGCTCGCCGCGGCCTTCGACGAGGCGCGCGGGGACAACCCCGGCCGGCTCCTGGCGAAGAAGGTCTGCGCCGTCATCCGCGACGCGGTGGAGACGCTCGCGCCGGGGCAGGTGGGCCGCTACGACGACACCTTCGAGGTGCGGGCCTTCGGCGACAACATGACGCGCTGGGGGACGCCCTCCGTCCTCATCGAGACGGGAGCCTGGCCCTCCGCGACGCCCGACGAGCCGCTCATCCGCCTCAACTTCGTCGCGCTCGCCACGGCGCTGGACGCGCTCGCCAGCGGCCGCGCCGAGCAGGCCGACGTGTCGCGCTACGAGTCCATTCCCCAGAACGACAGCTCGGGCATCGTCCACCTCCTGCTCAAGGACGTGGGGCTGTTCGGCGTGGACGGCAAGCCGTTCACCGCGGACGTGGGCATCGCCGTCACGCGCGCGGTGCGCACCCGGGGCAAGGTCCGCTCCGTGGCCCACGTCGGCAGGGTGGAGGAGCTCGGGGACCTGCGCGTGCTCGGCGCGCTGGAGACCGTCGACGGCGCGGGGCTGTTCGCCGTGCCCCTCCCCGCGAAGGGCGCGAAGCCGGGCGACACGGTCCGCTTCCCCCAGCCGGCGAAGCACGCCCTGTCCCTGGGCCAGCTCGCGGAGCTGATGCTCGTCAAGCCGCTCGCGGAAGGCGCGTGGCGCGTCGAGCGCGTCATCCGCTACGACCGCTGAGCCCCGTCACGGTCCGGCCGCGTCGCCCCCGGAGAGGAACGCCTTCAGCTCCGGCAGCACCTGCTCGGGCCGCTCCTGGTGCGGGCCGTGGGCCGCGTCCACGCGCACCAGCCTTGCCCCCGGAATCCGGCGGGCCGCCTCTTCGGCGAGCGACACGGGCAGCACGTCCTCCCGCTCTCCCCAGACGAGGAGCACGGGGAGCCTCAGCTCCCCCAGCCGCTCGCGGACGTGGAACACCGGCCCCGTCAGGGGCACCAGCGCGTCGAAGGCCCGGGCGGCCTCGTCACGACCCTGGGGCACCGCGTGAAGCTCGTACCCCAGCTCCCCCAGCCGCTGCCCCAGCGGGGTGGGCACGGGAGGGACCAGCCGCGCCCAGACCCACGGACCGAGCGAGCGCGCCAGCCGCTCCGGTCCCGCGCGGAAGAACAGGCGGGCCTTGCGCGCCATCTCCGGCCCCAGCCCCATCGCGTCCACCAGCGCCAGCCGCTCCACGGGCACCCGGCCGCGCAGCGCCAGCTGGAGCCCCACCAGCCCGCCCAGCGAGTGTCCCACCACGGCCACCGGCCCCGGCGCCAGCTGCTCCAGCAGCGCCTCCACGGGGCCGGTGAAGAAGCGACAGGCGTCCTCGGCCGAGCGGACGGGGCCGTCGCCGGGGGACGACATCCCGAAGCCGGGCAGGTCCACGGCCAGCACCCGGCGCCCCCGGGCGAGCGCCGTCAGGTACACGAACCAGGAGGAGGCCGCGCCTCCCCGCCCGTGCAGCAGCACCACCGCCGGCCCCTGGCCGCCCTCCAGGACCCGCACGGCCCCTCCCCCCGGCACCCAGTGCACCGTCGCCCTCACGGCTGGGGCAAGCTGACCCAACAACCCCCTCTCCACCGGCCCCACGGAGGGGGACTGGGCCAGGGCGGACGACTTCATGGGCCACCCCTCGGGGAAAACGCACGGGAAGGGGTGGACAGGACGGGGTGGGACATGGGAACGAAAAGGGGCCGGAGAGACGGGGATTGGGAGGGCAACTTACCGGAATGCCCGGGCTTCTGCGGTGTTGAGCCGGATACCCGGTCAACCCTAGGCTGCCCGCCGCCAGTCCTTCACGAGGCGACATGAACACCGACATCCGCGCGCTCAACGAACGCGTGCAGCAGGAAAGCAGCTTCGTCGAGGTCCTCAACCAGGAAACCGGCAAGGTCATCGTGGGGCAGCGCTACATGCTGGAGCGCATCCTCATCGGCCTGCTGTGCAACGGCCACGTGCTCCTCGAGGGCGTGCCCGGCCTCGCCAAGACGCTCACCGTGCGCACCGTGGCGGACGCGCTCAGCGCCACCTTCATGCGCATCCAGTTCACGCCCGACCTGCTGCCGGCGGACGTGGTGGGCACGATGATCTACAACCAGCAGGCGGCGAACTTCACCGTCCGCAAGGGGCCCATCTTCGCGAACATCGTCCTCGCGGACGAAATCAACCGCGCCCCCGCCAAGGTGCAGTCCGCCCTCCTGGAGGCCATGGCCGAGCGCCAGGTCACCATCGGCGACCAGACCTTCGGCCTGCCCTCGCCCTTCCTCGTGCTCGCCACGCAGAACCCCATCGAGCAGGAGGGCACCTACCCGCTCCCCGAGGCGCAGGTCGACCGCTTCATGCTCAAGGTGAAGGTCGGCTACCCCACGCGCGACGAGGAGAAGGTCATCATGGACCGCATGTCCGGCGGCACCACGCCCCGGGCCCAGCGCGTCATCGCCGTGGAGCACCTGGTGCGCGCGCGCGAGCTCGTCCAGCAGATCTACATGGACGAGAAGGTGAAGGACTACATCCTCAACGTGGTGTTCGCCACGCGCGAGCCCTCCAAGTACGGCCTCAAGGACCTGGCGGACTACATCCAGTTCGGCGCCTCGCCGCGCGCCACCATCTCCCTGGCGCAGGCCGCGCGCGCGCACGCCTTCCTGCGCCACCGGGGCTTCGTCACGCCCGAGGACGTCAAGGCCACCGCCTTCGACGTGCTCCGCCACCGCATCGCCATGACGTACGAGGCGGAGGCCGAGGACCTCACCCCGGAGAAGATCATCCAGCGCGTGTTCGACCGCGTCGAAGTCCCCTGACCTCCCGCCGAGCGCCCCGTGCTGCCCAAGGACCTCATCCGCCGCATCCGCAAGCTGGAGATACGCACCCGCAAGGTGGTGTCGGACATGCTCGCGGGCCAGTACCACTCGGTCTTCAAGGGCCGGGGCATGGCCTTCTCCGAGGTGCGGCAGTACCAGGCCGGCGACGAGATCCGCATCATCGACTGGAACGTCACCGCGCGCATGAACGAGGCCTACGTCAAGGTCTTCACCGAGGAGCGCGAGCTGACGGTGATGCTCCTGGTGGACGTGTCGGCCTCGAAGGAGTTCGGCTCGCGCGAGCGCACCAAGGCGGAAATCGCCGCGGAGGTCGCCGCGCAGATCGCCTTCAGCGCCATCGCCAACAACGACCGGGTGGGGCTCATCCTCTTCTCGGACCGGGTGGAGAAGGTGGTGCCGCCGCGCAAGGGCCGCACGCACGTGCTGCGGCTGGTGAGCGACATCCTGACGTTCCAGCCGGTGGGCAGGGGCACCAGCCTCGCCACGGGGCTGACGTACCTGACGCAGGTGTCCAAGCGCAAAGCCGTCACCTTCCTCGTCTCCGACTTCCAGGCGCGCGACTACGAGAAGCCCCTGCGGCTGGTGGGGCGCAAGCACGACCTGGTGCCGGTGGTGGTGGAGGACCCCATGGAGGAGGCCTTCCCGCGCCTGGGGCTGGTGGAGATGGAGGACCCGGAGTCCGGCGAGCGCTTCGTGGTGGACACGAGCGACCCGGGCGTGCGGGGCCGCTACGCGCGCGCGATGCAGGCCGCGCGCGACGAGCGCCGCAAGCTGTTCAAGAAGCTGGAGCTGGACCACGTGGAGCTGCGCGCCGGGGATGACCACGGCAAGGCGCTCGCGCAGTTCTTCCGCGCGCGGGCCCGGAGGATGGCGGCATGAGCCGGTGGATGCCCCTCTTCGCGGTGCTGCTGTGCGTGGGGGGCCTCCCCACCGACGTCCACGCCCAGCAGGCCACGCCCCCCGGCGCGCCCGCGCACGAGGAGGCGAAGCCGCTCGACGTGTCGGCGCGCGTGGACCCGCAGCAGGTCCGCATCGGCGACCCGTTCACCTACCACGTGGTCATCACCCACCCGAAGGACCAGCGCTATGAGCTGGCGGTCCCGAAGGAGACGGGGGACTTCGAGCTGTTGGACCAGACGCGCCAGCGACAGGACGGCGCGGACTCGGCGACGACCACGTTCGCCATCCGGATGTCCGCCTTCGCGCTGGGCACGGTGAAGGTGCCGTCGCTCGCGTTCGACGTGGCCACGCCGGAGGGGCCGCGCGCCTACACGCTGCCGGGCCGCGAGGTGGACGTGGTCTCCACGCTGCCCGAGGACGCGGACGGGCAGGGCGCGGACCTGTTCGACATCCAGCCCCCGCAGGAGGTGCCCATCCGTTCGTGGCGCCTGCTGCTGACGGTGCTCGGCGTGCTGGTCGCGGGCGTGCTGGCGTGGATGCTCGCGCGCTGGTGGAAGAACCGCCCCAAGCGCGTGGTGGTGGCGCCGCCCCTGCCGCTGGACGTGCGCACGCGCAAGTCGCTGGACGCGCTCAAGACGGACGACCTGCCGGCGCGTGGCCACGTGAAGGAGCACTACTTCCGGCTGTCCGAAATCATCCGCGGCTACCTCGGCGAACGCTATGGCTTCGAGGCGCTGGAGTGCACCAGCTCGGAGCTGATGGCCTCGCTGCGCCGGCTGTCCCCGCCCGGGCTCCCGGAGGACAAGCTGATGCGCTTCGTCTCCGAGTCCGACATGGTGAAGTACGCCCGCGCGGACGCGTCGCCGGAGAGCTGTCGCGACGCGCTGTTGTTCGGCTACGAGCTCGTCGACAAGACCTACGTCCCACCCGCGCCGCCCCAGGCCCCCGTCAATGCCGCCGCTTCCCGCGTTCAATAACCCCGAGGCGCTCTGGGGGCTGTTGCTCGTTCCGCTGATGCTCATCCAGGCGTGGCGGGAGCGGCGCGCCCGCGCCACCCTGCGCTTCTCCGCGGCCCACGTCTTCGCCCGGAGCGGCAAGGGCCTGCGCACGTACCTCTTGCCGCTGCTGCCGCTCTTGCGCGCGGCGGCGGTGGCGGCGGCGGTGCTCGCCATCGCCCGGCCCCAGGTGCGCGACTCGCGCGTGCGCGACCTGTCGGTGGAGGGCATCGACATCGTGGTGGCGCTGGACCTGTCCACCTCCATGGAGGCCGGTGACTTCCGGCCGCAGAACCGCCTGCACGTGGCGAAGGAGGTGCTCAGCGAGTTCATCGCCAACCGGGTGAACGACCGCATCGGCCTCGTCGTCTTCGCGGGCGCGGCGTACACGCAGGCGCCGCTGACGCTGGACTACGGCGTGCTCAAGGAGGTCATCAAGCAGCTGCGCACGCGCGTGCTGGAGGACGGCACGGCGATTGGCGACGCGCTGGCCACCTCGCTCAACCGCCTGCGAGATTCGGAGGCGAAGAGCCGCGTGGTGGTGCTCATCACGGACGGCGACAACAACGCCGGCAAGCTGTCGCCGCTGGACTCCGCGAACATGGCGCAGGCGCTCCACGTGCCCATCTACACCATCCTCGTGGGCAAGGGCGGCAAGGTGCCCTTCCCCCAGGGCACGGACCTGTTCGGCAACGTCGTCTGGCGCGAGACGGAGATCCCCATCAACCCGGAGCTGATGCAGGACATCGCGGACAAGACGGGCGGCGAGTACTACCGCGCCACGGACCCGGAGGGGCTGCGGCGGGGACTGCAGAAGGTGCTCGACTCGCTGGAGCGCTCGAAGTTGATGGAGGGCGGCGCGGCGGCGACGTACCGCGAGGAGTTCCATCCCTTCCTGCTGGCCGCCTTCTGTCTGGCCGCGCTGGAGTTGTTCCTGCGCTCCACCTTCCTGAGGGTCTTCCCGTGACGCCCGTGGAACCCTGGCGCTTCACCGTGCTCGGCTACCAGGCGGGACTCGCCCAGCCCTTCTTCCTGGGGCTGGTGCTGGCGGGCCTGCTGGTGGGGCTGCTCGCGCTCGTCTCGTCGCTGCGTCGCCGCTCGCGCGCGCGGGCGGTGCTCCACGAACGGCACGCCGAGCGCTTCACGCCCGGCGTCTCCGTCTGGCGCCCGGCGACGCGGGGCGGCCTGTATGGCCTGGGGCTGGCGCTGTTCGGCTTCGCGCTGGCGCAGCCGCAGTGTGGCACCAAGAGCGAACTGACCAAGCGGCGCGGCATCGACGTGGTGGTGGCGTTGGACGCCTCGAAGTCGATGCTCGCGCGCGACGTGCAGCCCAGCCGGCTGGAGCGCGCGAAGCTGGAGCTGACCACGCTGCTGGACGAGCTGAAGGGCGACCGGGTGGGGCTCGTCGTCTTCGCGGGGGACGCCTTCATCCAGTCGCCGCTGACGTCGGACTACTCGGCGGTGAAGCTGTTCCTGCGCGCGGTGGACCCGGAGATGATGCCCCAGGGCGGCACCAACGTGGGCGCGGCGCTGCGGCTGGCCAAGCAGGTGCTGGACAACGCGGACCGCGGCTCGAAGGAGCGGGTGGTGGTGCTGTTGTCGGACGGCGAGGACCTCGGCGGCGAGGTGGGGGATGCCACCGACGCGCTGAAGGAGGCGGGCATCCAGGTGCTGACCGTGGGCGTGGGCTCCGAGTCGGGCGAGCCCATCCCCGTGTTCGACCGCCGCGGAGAGTTCGTGGACTACAAGAAGGACGCGGACGGCAACACGGTCATCACCCGGTTGGACCGCGCGGGGATGACGGCCCTCTCGGAGGCCACCGGCGGCGCCTTCTTCTTCCAGCCGCGCGGCGTGGCCATGAGCCAGGTGGTGGAGCGCATCGACCAGATGCAGAAGAGCGAGCTGGAGAGCCGCGTGACGGTCCGTTACGACGAGCGCTTCCAGGCCTTCGCCATCCCGGGGCTGGCCATGCTGGTGCTCGGCATGTTGCTGTTGCCGTCCTCGCGTAGGAGGGCGTCATGAGCGCGCGTCGGACCCCCGGGCGTTGGCTGGGCGCGTGGGGATTGGTGACGTGCCTTACGCTGCCACAGCTGTCGCTGGCGGCCGGGCCGCTGGAGCGCGACCATCCGCTCATCCAGCAGGGGCGCGAGGCGTACCTGGCCGGGCGCTACGAGGACGCGCTGAAGGCGTTCGAGGCCGCGAAGAAGGAGCGGCCCAACGACCCGACGGTGGACTTCAACCGCGGCGACGCGCTGGCGAAGCTGGGCCGCGTGAAGGACGCGCAGGAGGTCTTCCGGGGCGTGACGGAGTCCAACCGTCCCGACCTGCGGCAGAAGGCCTGGTACAACCTGGGCAACCTGGCCGCCACGACGGGCGACCGGCTCGAGGCGCTCAAGGCCTACCGGCGGGCGCTGACGCTGGACCCGGAGGACATCCAGGCCCGCCACAACTACGAGGTGGTGCTGCGCAACCTGCCCCCGCCCCAGGACAAGGGCCAGGATGGCGGCACCGACGGCGGTGGCGACGGAGGCCAGGATGGTGGCCGTCCGGACGCGGGCGAGGACGGCGGCGTGAAGAAGGACGGCGGGACGCCGCAGGACGCGGGGACCGACGGCGGCGCGGATGGGGGCGAGGACGGCGGCGCGGACGCGGGCGGTGACGCGGGCTCCGACGCCGGGGCGGACGGGGGCGCGGACGCGGGCGGCGGCGATGGGGGCGCGGACGGTGGGGGTGACGGCGGCGCGGACGCGGGAGACGCGGGCCAGCAGAAGCCCGACCAGAAGGGCGACGGCGGCGCGGACGCGGGCGCGGACGGCGGCCAGGGCGAGGGCGAGGGAGACCCTCAGGACGCGGGCGCCGACGGTGGCAGCGCGGGAGAGAGTGAAGAGGAGGACTCCGAGTCGGACGCCGGGGTGAGTCCTTCGGAGCTGGACAAGCAGGAAGCGGAACGCCTCCTGGATGCGATGAAGCAGAACGAGAAGAATCTCCAGCTCTGGCGTTTCCAGCAGAAGAAGAAGCAGAGGAAGCCCAATGAGAAGGACTGGTAGCAGCGGCCGCGTGGCGGTGCTCGTCGGGCTGGCCTTGCTGGCCTCGGCGCCGGCATGGGCGGCGGGCCTCGAGTTCTACCAGACGGTGAACCGCGAGGAGGTGGGCAGCGAGGACACCTTCATGCTCACCATCGTGACGGTGGACGCGCCCCCGGACGCGAGGGTGAAGCCGCCGTCGTCGGACGACTTCGAGATCCTCAGCAGCACCCGCAGCGCGCAGCGCTCCGTCTCGTGGTCCGGTGGCGGGCCCGCCAAGATTCAGGAGGTCACCAAGTACGTGCTGGTGATGCGCGCCAACCGCGCGGGGCGGCTGACGATTCCGCCCGCGGAGATGACGGTCGGCGGCAAGACGCTCCGCACGGACCCGGTGCCCATTTCGGTGAAGACGGGGCGGCTGGGGCCTCCGGCCGGACAGGCGCAAGGTGGCCGTCAGCGCCTGCCGGACCCGTTCGCCAACTTCCCCTCGCGCCTGCCGGACCCGTTCGCGGAGGACGCGGAGGACG from Myxococcus stipitatus encodes the following:
- a CDS encoding DUF2157 domain-containing protein is translated as MPKDILELEATPERLQALVDAGVLPPPYLRRARDLALAPPTREAWQRFLATTLIALGALLVLSGVVYFFAYNWAGLHRFAKLGLIALAITGCTLASVGSGPVSQRFGHFGLLAASVLVGPLLAVYGQAYQTGADAFELFVGWAVLILPWVAVSRFSPLWLLLLVLLDVGGFLVWGQVFDGDGFLMAWMAVGVGLLNGFAWATHEHFANQRVPWLQGRWMARVLAGLTMGPLLAVSTAFVIDYTITRIAGPVGVGLLLATFAASYALHRHLGGELFLLTLGALCAMTLITTFLGSRLLDTHSFDDLAVVFFVLSGAVIAQVAAAVWWLRREARDTGTTEES
- a CDS encoding BatD family protein; amino-acid sequence: MSRWMPLFAVLLCVGGLPTDVHAQQATPPGAPAHEEAKPLDVSARVDPQQVRIGDPFTYHVVITHPKDQRYELAVPKETGDFELLDQTRQRQDGADSATTTFAIRMSAFALGTVKVPSLAFDVATPEGPRAYTLPGREVDVVSTLPEDADGQGADLFDIQPPQEVPIRSWRLLLTVLGVLVAGVLAWMLARWWKNRPKRVVVAPPLPLDVRTRKSLDALKTDDLPARGHVKEHYFRLSEIIRGYLGERYGFEALECTSSELMASLRRLSPPGLPEDKLMRFVSESDMVKYARADASPESCRDALLFGYELVDKTYVPPAPPQAPVNAAASRVQ
- a CDS encoding alpha/beta fold hydrolase, with translation MKSSALAQSPSVGPVERGLLGQLAPAVRATVHWVPGGGAVRVLEGGQGPAVVLLHGRGGAASSWFVYLTALARGRRVLAVDLPGFGMSSPGDGPVRSAEDACRFFTGPVEALLEQLAPGPVAVVGHSLGGLVGLQLALRGRVPVERLALVDAMGLGPEMARKARLFFRAGPERLARSLGPWVWARLVPPVPTPLGQRLGELGYELHAVPQGRDEAARAFDALVPLTGPVFHVRERLGELRLPVLLVWGEREDVLPVSLAEEAARRIPGARLVRVDAAHGPHQERPEQVLPELKAFLSGGDAAGP
- a CDS encoding DUF58 domain-containing protein, which codes for MLPKDLIRRIRKLEIRTRKVVSDMLAGQYHSVFKGRGMAFSEVRQYQAGDEIRIIDWNVTARMNEAYVKVFTEERELTVMLLVDVSASKEFGSRERTKAEIAAEVAAQIAFSAIANNDRVGLILFSDRVEKVVPPRKGRTHVLRLVSDILTFQPVGRGTSLATGLTYLTQVSKRKAVTFLVSDFQARDYEKPLRLVGRKHDLVPVVVEDPMEEAFPRLGLVEMEDPESGERFVVDTSDPGVRGRYARAMQAARDERRKLFKKLELDHVELRAGDDHGKALAQFFRARARRMAA
- a CDS encoding VWA domain-containing protein; the encoded protein is MTPVEPWRFTVLGYQAGLAQPFFLGLVLAGLLVGLLALVSSLRRRSRARAVLHERHAERFTPGVSVWRPATRGGLYGLGLALFGFALAQPQCGTKSELTKRRGIDVVVALDASKSMLARDVQPSRLERAKLELTTLLDELKGDRVGLVVFAGDAFIQSPLTSDYSAVKLFLRAVDPEMMPQGGTNVGAALRLAKQVLDNADRGSKERVVVLLSDGEDLGGEVGDATDALKEAGIQVLTVGVGSESGEPIPVFDRRGEFVDYKKDADGNTVITRLDRAGMTALSEATGGAFFFQPRGVAMSQVVERIDQMQKSELESRVTVRYDERFQAFAIPGLAMLVLGMLLLPSSRRRAS
- a CDS encoding vWA domain-containing protein codes for the protein MPPLPAFNNPEALWGLLLVPLMLIQAWRERRARATLRFSAAHVFARSGKGLRTYLLPLLPLLRAAAVAAAVLAIARPQVRDSRVRDLSVEGIDIVVALDLSTSMEAGDFRPQNRLHVAKEVLSEFIANRVNDRIGLVVFAGAAYTQAPLTLDYGVLKEVIKQLRTRVLEDGTAIGDALATSLNRLRDSEAKSRVVVLITDGDNNAGKLSPLDSANMAQALHVPIYTILVGKGGKVPFPQGTDLFGNVVWRETEIPINPELMQDIADKTGGEYYRATDPEGLRRGLQKVLDSLERSKLMEGGAAATYREEFHPFLLAAFCLAALELFLRSTFLRVFP
- a CDS encoding tetratricopeptide repeat protein translates to MSARRTPGRWLGAWGLVTCLTLPQLSLAAGPLERDHPLIQQGREAYLAGRYEDALKAFEAAKKERPNDPTVDFNRGDALAKLGRVKDAQEVFRGVTESNRPDLRQKAWYNLGNLAATTGDRLEALKAYRRALTLDPEDIQARHNYEVVLRNLPPPQDKGQDGGTDGGGDGGQDGGRPDAGEDGGVKKDGGTPQDAGTDGGADGGEDGGADAGGDAGSDAGADGGADAGGGDGGADGGGDGGADAGDAGQQKPDQKGDGGADAGADGGQGEGEGDPQDAGADGGSAGESEEEDSESDAGVSPSELDKQEAERLLDAMKQNEKNLQLWRFQQKKKQRKPNEKDW
- a CDS encoding M14 family metallopeptidase produces the protein MRHVGCRRYSRGVSRLCVSLALGLSLTVLAATPSMSMSTPVAVPSPPVLETLWGQVHSKQLPPPPLVRHADVEAHLKALEGRSPDFFLLEVVGHSVEGRALYHVSVGTGARHVLLWSQMHGDEPTATTALLDFLEYLRTHRDEPWVSRLLSELTLHAVPMLNPDGAERFQRRNAQGIDINRDALALQTPEARTLKALRERLQPFIGFNLHNQGWRHGVGRTGRPASISLLAAAFDEARGDNPGRLLAKKVCAVIRDAVETLAPGQVGRYDDTFEVRAFGDNMTRWGTPSVLIETGAWPSATPDEPLIRLNFVALATALDALASGRAEQADVSRYESIPQNDSSGIVHLLLKDVGLFGVDGKPFTADVGIAVTRAVRTRGKVRSVAHVGRVEELGDLRVLGALETVDGAGLFAVPLPAKGAKPGDTVRFPQPAKHALSLGQLAELMLVKPLAEGAWRVERVIRYDR
- a CDS encoding AAA family ATPase; protein product: MNTDIRALNERVQQESSFVEVLNQETGKVIVGQRYMLERILIGLLCNGHVLLEGVPGLAKTLTVRTVADALSATFMRIQFTPDLLPADVVGTMIYNQQAANFTVRKGPIFANIVLADEINRAPAKVQSALLEAMAERQVTIGDQTFGLPSPFLVLATQNPIEQEGTYPLPEAQVDRFMLKVKVGYPTRDEEKVIMDRMSGGTTPRAQRVIAVEHLVRARELVQQIYMDEKVKDYILNVVFATREPSKYGLKDLADYIQFGASPRATISLAQAARAHAFLRHRGFVTPEDVKATAFDVLRHRIAMTYEAEAEDLTPEKIIQRVFDRVEVP